One genomic window of Indioceanicola profundi includes the following:
- a CDS encoding Uma2 family endonuclease: MDRQRASRCRVEPGSGVYRDPDRSRAFYVPDLLVRCGAQAGDGIVLVAEILSPTNTASEMNRKRAFYKEVAAIRDILEFEQDEAACTLLRHRGDVWVEERVAGTEALLRLDSIGVDIPLADIYHGIGLGREEEGA; encoded by the coding sequence TGAGCCCGGGTCCGGCGTCTACCGCGATCCCGACCGGAGCCGGGCCTTCTATGTCCCGGACCTTCTGGTCCGCTGCGGCGCCCAGGCAGGGGACGGGATTGTTCTGGTGGCCGAAATCTTGTCGCCTACCAACACAGCCTCGGAGATGAACCGGAAGCGGGCCTTCTATAAGGAGGTCGCCGCAATCCGGGACATTCTGGAATTCGAGCAGGACGAGGCCGCCTGCACCCTGCTGCGCCATCGCGGCGATGTCTGGGTGGAGGAGCGGGTGGCGGGAACGGAAGCCCTGCTGCGCCTGGACAGCATCGGCGTCGACATCCCGCTGGCGGACATCTATCACGGCATCGGGTTGGGGCGTGAGGAAGAGGGGGCGTAA
- the cmk gene encoding (d)CMP kinase, with amino-acid sequence MSDATSAETSARKCPVIAIDGPAASGKGTLSRRLAAELGLAHLDTGSLYRAVALLLLRAGSDPGDGVAAASEAMTLTPGKVADLSKDPALRNDATAAAASRVSAISAVREALLDFQREFAEQPPALADGTPAKGAVLDGRDIGTVICPDAEAKLFVTASTEVRAQRRLNELQGRGVPAIYENVLEEMKDRDARDSQREVSPLVPAADAFLLDTSALDADQALHAALTFIRTRPAFKDL; translated from the coding sequence GTGTCCGACGCCACGTCCGCTGAGACCTCCGCCCGCAAGTGCCCCGTCATCGCCATCGACGGTCCCGCCGCCAGCGGCAAGGGCACGCTGTCGCGCCGCCTGGCCGCCGAGCTGGGGCTGGCGCATCTGGATACCGGCAGCCTGTACCGCGCCGTGGCGCTGCTGCTGCTGCGGGCGGGAAGCGATCCAGGCGACGGGGTGGCCGCGGCGTCGGAGGCGATGACGCTGACGCCGGGGAAGGTGGCCGATCTGTCGAAGGACCCCGCCCTGCGCAACGATGCCACGGCGGCCGCGGCGTCCCGCGTTTCCGCCATCTCGGCCGTGCGGGAGGCTCTGCTGGATTTCCAGCGCGAGTTCGCGGAGCAGCCGCCCGCCCTGGCGGATGGGACCCCCGCCAAAGGCGCGGTGCTGGACGGGCGTGACATCGGAACGGTGATCTGCCCCGACGCGGAGGCGAAGCTGTTCGTCACCGCCAGCACGGAAGTGCGGGCCCAGCGGCGACTCAATGAGTTGCAGGGACGCGGAGTCCCGGCTATATACGAAAATGTTCTGGAGGAAATGAAGGACCGTGACGCGCGCGACAGCCAGAGGGAGGTTTCCCCCCTCGTGCCGGCTGCCGACGCGTTTTTGCTTGATACGTCCGCGCTGGATGCCGACCAGGCCCTCCACGCAGCCCTGACCTTCATCCGGACCAGGCCCGCCTTCAAGGATCTCTGA
- the rpsA gene encoding 30S ribosomal protein S1, with product MAQLATKAPTAEKESFAALLEESLGTSESLEGTVVKGRVLSVDNDMVLIDVGLKSEGRVALKEFAVPGQPVELKAGDTVEVYLERMENKDGEAVLSREKAKREEAWTLLEKSFNDQVRVTGIIFGRVKGGFTVDLNGAVAFLPGSQVDIRPVRDISPLMGTPQPFQILKMDRSRGNIVVSRRAVLEESRAEARSELVANLKEGQVLQGVVKNITDYGAFVDLGGVDGLLHVTDIAWRRINHPSEALQIGQTVTVQVIRFNPETQRISLGMKQLEADPWEGVEAKYPTGAKFKGRVTNITDYGAFVELEPGIEGLVHVSEMSWTKKNVHPGKIVSTSQEVEVMVLDVDPVKRRISLGLKQTMQNPWEQFVEKYPSGTELEGEVKNITEFGLFVGLPGDIDGMVHLSDLDWNTPGEQAIQEYKKGDQVKVKVLDVDVEKERISLGIKQLAGDPFETAVAGIKKGEVVTCTVTQVTDGGIEVAVGEGYTGFIRKSDLSRERSEQRPERFAVGEKVDAKVTQIDRATRKIGLSIKAKEVEEEKQAMQEFGSSDSGASLGDILGAALKRRQGGSEE from the coding sequence ATGGCCCAACTCGCAACCAAAGCCCCCACCGCCGAGAAGGAGAGCTTCGCCGCTCTGCTCGAGGAGTCCCTGGGTACCTCCGAGAGCCTCGAAGGCACCGTGGTGAAGGGCCGGGTCCTGTCGGTCGATAACGACATGGTCCTGATCGATGTCGGTCTGAAGTCCGAAGGCCGCGTCGCACTGAAGGAATTCGCCGTCCCCGGTCAGCCGGTCGAGCTGAAGGCGGGCGACACCGTCGAGGTCTATCTCGAGCGCATGGAGAACAAGGACGGTGAAGCCGTTCTCTCCCGCGAGAAGGCCAAGCGCGAAGAGGCCTGGACGCTGCTGGAGAAGTCGTTCAACGACCAGGTCCGCGTCACCGGCATCATCTTCGGCCGCGTCAAGGGCGGCTTCACCGTCGACCTGAACGGCGCCGTGGCGTTCCTGCCGGGCAGCCAGGTGGACATCCGTCCGGTGCGCGACATCAGCCCGCTGATGGGCACGCCGCAGCCGTTCCAGATCCTGAAGATGGACCGCTCGCGCGGGAACATCGTCGTCTCCCGCCGCGCTGTGCTCGAGGAGAGCCGTGCGGAGGCCCGCAGCGAGCTGGTCGCCAACCTCAAGGAAGGCCAAGTTCTGCAGGGCGTGGTCAAGAACATCACCGATTACGGTGCGTTCGTCGACCTGGGCGGCGTGGACGGCCTGCTGCACGTCACCGACATCGCGTGGCGCCGCATCAACCATCCCTCCGAGGCGCTGCAGATCGGCCAGACCGTCACGGTCCAGGTCATCCGCTTCAACCCGGAGACCCAGCGCATCAGCCTCGGCATGAAGCAGCTCGAGGCCGATCCGTGGGAGGGCGTGGAAGCCAAGTACCCGACGGGCGCCAAGTTCAAGGGCCGCGTCACCAACATCACCGACTATGGCGCCTTCGTGGAGCTGGAGCCGGGGATCGAGGGCCTGGTGCACGTCTCCGAGATGAGCTGGACCAAGAAGAACGTCCATCCGGGCAAGATCGTCTCCACCTCCCAGGAGGTCGAGGTGATGGTCCTGGACGTGGATCCGGTGAAGCGCCGCATCTCCCTGGGTCTGAAGCAGACCATGCAGAACCCGTGGGAGCAGTTCGTCGAGAAGTACCCGTCCGGCACCGAGCTGGAAGGCGAGGTCAAGAACATCACCGAGTTCGGTCTGTTCGTTGGTCTCCCGGGCGACATCGACGGCATGGTGCACCTGTCCGACCTGGACTGGAACACCCCGGGCGAGCAGGCCATCCAGGAGTACAAGAAGGGCGACCAGGTCAAGGTCAAGGTCCTGGACGTCGATGTGGAGAAGGAGCGTATCTCGCTCGGCATCAAGCAGCTTGCTGGTGACCCGTTCGAGACCGCCGTCGCCGGCATCAAGAAGGGTGAGGTCGTCACCTGCACCGTGACCCAGGTCACCGATGGTGGCATCGAGGTCGCCGTGGGCGAGGGCTACACCGGCTTCATCCGCAAGTCCGACCTGTCCCGCGAGCGCTCCGAGCAGCGCCCCGAGCGCTTCGCCGTTGGCGAGAAGGTCGATGCCAAGGTGACACAGATCGATCGTGCGACCCGCAAGATCGGCCTGTCCATCAAGGCGAAGGAAGTCGAGGAAGAGAAGCAGGCCATGCAGGAGTTCGGTTCCTCCGACTCCGGCGCCTCGCTTGGCGACATCCTGGGCGCGGCGCTGAAGCGCCGTCAGGGCGGTTCGGAGGAGTAA